A stretch of Clostridium formicaceticum DNA encodes these proteins:
- a CDS encoding efflux RND transporter permease subunit, translating into MKLSHIAVKRPVTTVMVIFIILLLGFVSLTKLSVDLLPQINVPIAMVTSQYSGVGPYEMESLVTRPLEEVLATVSNVKSISSTSKEGSSLIVVEFEDGTDMDLAALDMREKVDMIQDFLPKDATTPMVSKIDPNAFPIIQMAVTGDKGLSETQRIAEDRIKSRIERLPGVASVIVGGGYENEVKITVDPVKLDMYGISIDHLANVLMGENLNLPGGLVEKGNRELLVRTLGEFNNVEEMRNLPILLSNGDSIYLKDIAEITLGPKDLDRISRTDGIPSIYLVVNKQSTANTVQVANRVNKELDKLSSELDGIAFHIIVDLSDYINDSISNVAKNAAIGGVFAILILFLFLRNIRTTFIIGIAIPISVIATFALMYFSGVTINLMTLGGLALGMGMLVDNSIVVLENIYRFRQQGHSRMEAAKEGAGEVGMAVTASTITTVAVFLPIVFVEGITSMLFKELAMTVTFSLLASLFVSLTIVPMLSSKILKLSHEITRRTTLSKRILDGFQIFFNKTETTYKRILSWSLNHKKITIAFVFVIFVISIGLVATVGAEFFPKADEGYVIVDVELPTGSNLQETDKIATRIENIIEEIPEAESLFIILGGIGDGYVDTGGVSHIAAIYLKLKPLNQRKRSSVEIADEIRGYTAEIAGALISVQAMESGMGGASSAPISISIQGDDIEVLKEISTDILGFVERVEGTREAKTSFEEAKPEIQVAVNRDVASKYRLSAAQIAQSLRNNIQGTVATKYKFDGTEIDVVLRSESYVKENISNFSQIQIATPMGITVPLEQVANISIRQGPTQISRKDQVRTINVTADILGRDVRSINNDIISQLENYPMPEGYSYKIGGEMEDLIESFKSLGLALILAILLVYMVLASQFESLLHPFTIMFTVPISFAGGALGLFITQRTVSVPAVIGLLILSGIVVNNGIVLVDYINILRDKGLNMEEAILEAGPTRLRPILMTALTTILGLAPLALGIGEGAETQAPLATVVIGGLLLATLLTLVFIPVMYILFDRISNYLKSKVSKRKKTSIEV; encoded by the coding sequence ATGAAGCTTTCTCACATAGCAGTAAAACGACCTGTTACTACCGTCATGGTGATCTTCATCATTCTACTATTAGGCTTTGTTTCCTTAACCAAGCTTTCTGTTGATTTATTACCTCAGATTAATGTTCCAATCGCTATGGTCACCAGCCAATATAGTGGCGTGGGTCCCTATGAAATGGAGTCTTTGGTCACAAGACCTCTTGAAGAAGTACTTGCCACTGTTAGTAATGTAAAAAGCATCAGTTCCACCTCCAAAGAAGGCAGCTCCTTAATTGTGGTTGAGTTTGAAGATGGAACGGATATGGATTTAGCTGCATTGGATATGCGGGAAAAAGTGGATATGATACAGGATTTTCTACCTAAGGATGCCACCACACCTATGGTAAGCAAAATTGATCCTAATGCTTTTCCAATTATACAAATGGCTGTTACTGGTGATAAAGGTTTATCAGAAACCCAGCGAATAGCGGAAGATAGAATCAAAAGCAGAATTGAACGATTACCTGGTGTCGCTTCTGTTATTGTAGGAGGTGGCTATGAAAATGAAGTAAAAATCACAGTAGATCCTGTAAAATTAGATATGTACGGGATATCTATTGATCATTTAGCTAATGTTTTAATGGGAGAAAACCTTAATCTTCCTGGGGGATTGGTAGAAAAAGGAAATAGGGAGTTGTTAGTGAGAACCTTAGGAGAGTTTAACAATGTAGAGGAAATGCGAAACCTTCCTATTCTATTAAGTAACGGTGATAGTATTTACTTAAAGGATATAGCAGAGATTACCTTAGGGCCTAAGGATCTTGATCGAATCTCCCGGACCGATGGCATTCCCAGTATTTATTTAGTGGTCAACAAACAATCTACTGCTAATACGGTTCAAGTTGCTAATCGGGTAAATAAAGAGTTGGATAAATTGAGCAGTGAGTTAGATGGGATCGCATTTCATATTATCGTGGATTTATCCGACTATATTAATGATTCTATTAGCAATGTTGCTAAGAATGCTGCTATTGGAGGTGTTTTTGCGATATTGATTTTATTCCTTTTCTTAAGGAATATTCGAACCACTTTTATTATTGGTATTGCCATTCCTATCTCTGTTATTGCCACCTTCGCTCTCATGTATTTTTCAGGAGTCACCATTAATTTAATGACCTTAGGTGGCTTGGCTTTAGGTATGGGGATGCTGGTGGATAACTCTATTGTAGTGTTGGAAAACATTTATCGTTTCCGTCAGCAGGGTCACTCTCGAATGGAAGCAGCGAAGGAAGGGGCAGGAGAGGTGGGTATGGCGGTTACAGCCTCTACCATTACTACTGTAGCAGTATTTTTACCAATTGTTTTTGTTGAAGGGATTACCTCTATGCTGTTTAAGGAGTTAGCTATGACGGTGACCTTTTCCCTACTGGCATCCTTGTTTGTATCCCTTACAATTGTGCCCATGCTATCTTCTAAAATATTAAAGCTGTCTCATGAGATTACAAGAAGAACCACCTTATCCAAGAGAATATTGGACGGATTCCAGATCTTTTTTAATAAAACAGAAACAACCTATAAAAGAATATTAAGTTGGTCATTAAATCATAAAAAGATTACTATAGCATTCGTTTTCGTTATTTTTGTGATTTCCATAGGACTTGTAGCTACAGTAGGAGCAGAGTTTTTCCCGAAAGCAGATGAAGGATATGTAATTGTTGATGTTGAACTTCCTACAGGCAGCAATCTACAGGAAACGGATAAAATTGCAACGCGTATTGAAAATATTATTGAAGAAATTCCTGAAGCAGAATCCCTTTTTATAATACTAGGGGGGATAGGAGATGGGTATGTAGATACTGGTGGTGTAAGTCATATAGCAGCAATCTATTTGAAGCTAAAACCTTTGAATCAGAGAAAAAGAAGTAGTGTAGAAATTGCTGACGAGATTAGAGGATACACCGCTGAAATTGCAGGAGCCCTTATCTCAGTTCAGGCTATGGAAAGTGGTATGGGTGGAGCCAGTAGTGCACCTATCTCTATCTCAATTCAAGGAGATGATATTGAAGTTTTAAAGGAAATATCCACTGATATTCTGGGCTTCGTTGAAAGGGTGGAAGGAACAAGAGAAGCAAAGACCAGCTTTGAAGAAGCAAAACCTGAAATACAAGTTGCTGTTAACAGAGATGTTGCTTCAAAATATAGATTATCCGCTGCTCAAATTGCTCAATCCCTTCGAAATAATATTCAAGGAACAGTAGCTACCAAATATAAATTTGATGGTACTGAAATAGATGTAGTTCTTCGAAGTGAAAGCTATGTAAAAGAAAATATCTCTAACTTTAGTCAAATTCAAATAGCTACCCCCATGGGAATAACAGTACCTTTGGAGCAGGTGGCAAATATAAGTATTCGTCAGGGCCCTACGCAGATATCAAGGAAAGATCAGGTAAGAACCATCAATGTTACTGCGGATATATTAGGCAGGGATGTAAGAAGTATTAATAATGATATCATAAGCCAGTTGGAGAATTATCCAATGCCAGAAGGTTACTCCTATAAAATTGGAGGAGAAATGGAAGACCTTATAGAATCCTTTAAAAGCTTGGGTTTAGCCCTCATTTTGGCTATACTCTTGGTATATATGGTGTTGGCCTCCCAGTTTGAGTCTTTACTCCATCCCTTTACCATTATGTTTACTGTACCGATATCCTTTGCAGGGGGGGCTTTGGGACTGTTTATCACCCAAAGAACTGTTAGTGTACCTGCAGTTATTGGTTTGCTTATATTATCGGGTATCGTTGTAAACAATGGCATTGTACTAGTAGATTATATCAATATTCTGCGGGATAAAGGTCTAAATATGGAAGAAGCCATATTAGAGGCTGGTCCTACGAGATTGAGGCCTATACTTATGACAGCTTTAACAACGATATTGGGCTTAGCCCCTTTAGCATTGGGTATAGGTGAAGGTGCTGAAACACAAGCCCCTCTTGCAACAGTGGTTATTGGAGGATTACTGCTAGCTACCCTTTTGACCTTAGTCTTTATTCCAGTGATGTATATACTTTTTGATAGAATAAGCAACTATCTCAAGTCAAAAGTCTCCAAAAGAAAGAAAACTTCAATTGAAGTTTAA
- a CDS encoding helix-turn-helix transcriptional regulator has product MEDKVMVNNTEDFYRIFFDVFTLYKENISNDWNVWCSWKEYRYEVTNECGSGYIHKITLRNGIEIRMGDMYLKRGIRIYHKTKDPVFEVIYCMVGSINHFEEGVGTFSLNEGCFGIFMKNKAKDWIEYPKDTVIKYISVTVNFPFMIQPISYAYKALMYFKLFKHSYASFIESFSCAHKQKSNNYYTGMSNEKIENLIMKPQQIPPALKSSFEQIRSCKYLCITKLIYMECKAMEIISIALEKEVRKAMEIISITLKKEVLEHNNINKKVIIKSSDKHRIHLAEKIIINNIAEPISIKELSKKTGLNTYKLKVGFKELYGTTIFRYLKDVRLEKARDLLLNNDEMNVTEIANEVGYSNLSHFARAFRNKYGANPRDFRVRS; this is encoded by the coding sequence TTGGAAGATAAGGTTATGGTTAATAATACAGAAGATTTTTATAGAATTTTTTTTGATGTTTTTACACTTTATAAAGAAAATATTTCGAATGATTGGAATGTGTGGTGTAGCTGGAAAGAATATAGGTATGAGGTTACAAATGAATGTGGCAGCGGATATATACATAAGATTACTCTAAGAAATGGAATAGAAATCCGTATGGGAGATATGTACTTAAAAAGGGGGATTAGGATTTACCATAAAACAAAAGATCCAGTATTTGAAGTAATATATTGTATGGTCGGTAGTATTAATCATTTTGAGGAAGGGGTAGGAACATTTTCGTTAAATGAAGGTTGTTTTGGCATTTTCATGAAGAACAAAGCTAAAGACTGGATAGAATATCCAAAGGATACTGTAATAAAATATATATCAGTAACAGTAAACTTTCCTTTTATGATACAACCGATTTCCTATGCATATAAAGCACTAATGTATTTTAAACTTTTTAAGCATTCATACGCCTCTTTTATAGAGTCGTTTTCGTGTGCACATAAACAAAAAAGTAATAATTATTATACAGGAATGAGTAATGAAAAAATTGAAAATTTAATCATGAAGCCACAGCAAATACCTCCTGCTTTGAAAAGCTCCTTTGAACAGATAAGAAGCTGCAAATATCTTTGTATAACCAAACTAATATACATGGAATGCAAAGCGATGGAGATTATTTCTATTGCCCTTGAAAAAGAAGTCCGCAAAGCGATGGAGATTATTTCTATTACACTTAAGAAAGAAGTTCTTGAGCATAACAATATAAATAAAAAAGTAATAATAAAATCAAGTGATAAACATAGAATTCATTTAGCTGAAAAAATAATTATTAATAATATAGCAGAACCCATATCTATTAAAGAACTATCAAAGAAAACCGGATTAAATACATATAAGCTAAAGGTAGGATTCAAGGAGTTATACGGGACTACAATTTTTAGATATTTGAAAGATGTTAGATTAGAAAAAGCACGAGATTTATTGCTTAATAATGATGAAATGAATGTTACTGAAATTGCAAATGAAGTTGGATACTCCAATCTTAGTCATTTTGCAAGAGCTTTTAGAAATAAATATGGTGCGAATCCAAGAGATTTTCGTGTTAGGTCTTAA
- a CDS encoding alpha/beta fold hydrolase has translation MKISEYHPFKSVESKKEYLKFYDKTALLWPVSLETKMIDTSYGKTFVRISGPLDAPALVLLPGAGASSLMWLSNIEALSKDYRIYAIDDIYGCGRSIYTQTINDSNDFIKWLDELFDSLELENNIHLMGMSYGGWQTSQYALRFPNKLNKIILLAPAATVLPISAGWVMRTLLLLLPGRYFAKNLIYWLYKDLVKKDKEAAEQEINFLFLALKCFKYKRLPNPTVLNDNELKNIKTPTLYLVGENERIYSTQKAVQRLNTISPRIKTEIISNAGHDLLWVQADVVNKKVLEFLKQS, from the coding sequence ATGAAAATATCGGAATATCATCCTTTTAAATCAGTTGAATCAAAAAAAGAATATTTGAAATTCTACGATAAAACTGCATTGTTATGGCCAGTTTCTTTAGAGACCAAGATGATAGATACTTCATATGGTAAAACATTCGTACGTATTAGCGGACCATTAGATGCCCCTGCATTAGTTCTATTACCTGGAGCGGGGGCCAGTTCACTTATGTGGCTTTCAAATATTGAAGCATTATCTAAGGATTACAGAATTTATGCAATAGATGATATTTATGGATGTGGGCGAAGCATATATACTCAAACTATTAATGACTCGAATGATTTTATAAAATGGCTTGATGAACTATTTGACAGCCTAGAGCTTGAAAATAATATTCATCTTATGGGCATGTCTTATGGAGGCTGGCAGACAAGCCAATATGCTCTTCGCTTTCCAAATAAACTCAATAAAATTATATTACTAGCTCCAGCTGCTACGGTGTTGCCCATAAGTGCAGGGTGGGTTATGCGTACGCTTTTATTATTATTGCCTGGACGCTATTTTGCTAAAAATCTAATATACTGGCTTTATAAAGATTTAGTAAAAAAAGATAAAGAAGCAGCAGAACAAGAGATCAATTTCTTATTTTTAGCTTTAAAATGTTTTAAGTATAAACGTCTGCCTAATCCAACGGTTCTAAACGATAATGAATTAAAAAACATCAAAACACCAACGCTTTATTTAGTAGGCGAAAATGAGAGGATTTATTCGACTCAAAAAGCAGTGCAACGTCTTAATACTATATCCCCTAGAATAAAAACAGAAATTATTTCCAATGCTGGTCATGATTTACTATGGGTACAAGCTGATGTTGTGAATAAGAAGGTTTTGGAGTTTTTGAAACAATCATAA